A genomic window from Ruegeria sp. TM1040 includes:
- a CDS encoding type IV secretion system protein produces MSVVTYFVETSQGYLDTAAETQFGSVAATVGTLLVLGTTLVVILVFVNMIYQYKAMDGRTAFWLAVKIGLIGIFATNWVQFNALSSAILAGIDSIAGALVASVGGGTPGPSGTFSEEFDRLIAELGDYLNAAGSELNWMAGAMLDIVGVLLLSILGGLAAFILVASRLMITLLIGIAPVMIFLTLFEVTKDYFARWLSALVSFALYPIVVAGVFATITGVSSALIGELGDPEGAPNIGALIPFFMMVLMAKGFIIATPFIVRAISGNIMMPALSGGLSGGYSFARAAMGSQQAYNRYLTGGASGAEYAALRARQFFGMQALPSRSNSAGRPTDVPASSVTGTGTRMLAQLSRLGRLGKR; encoded by the coding sequence ATGAGCGTCGTCACTTATTTCGTTGAAACCTCCCAGGGCTATCTCGACACCGCAGCAGAAACCCAGTTCGGGTCGGTCGCGGCAACGGTCGGCACGCTTCTCGTCCTGGGAACAACGCTCGTGGTGATTCTCGTCTTCGTGAACATGATCTACCAATACAAGGCGATGGACGGCCGCACGGCCTTCTGGCTCGCGGTCAAGATCGGGTTGATCGGGATATTTGCAACCAACTGGGTGCAGTTCAACGCGCTCTCCTCCGCCATCCTAGCTGGCATCGACAGCATTGCGGGGGCGCTCGTGGCTTCGGTCGGCGGTGGAACTCCTGGCCCTTCTGGAACTTTCTCCGAAGAATTCGACCGTTTGATCGCCGAGTTGGGGGACTACTTGAACGCCGCAGGTTCAGAATTGAACTGGATGGCCGGCGCCATGCTCGACATTGTCGGGGTCCTCTTGCTCTCGATCCTCGGCGGGCTGGCCGCCTTCATCCTTGTGGCGTCCCGCCTGATGATCACACTTCTAATCGGGATCGCGCCGGTGATGATCTTCCTCACCCTCTTCGAGGTGACCAAAGATTACTTCGCACGCTGGCTGTCGGCACTGGTTTCCTTTGCACTCTACCCAATCGTCGTCGCAGGGGTATTCGCAACGATCACTGGCGTCTCTTCCGCTCTGATCGGTGAGCTTGGCGACCCGGAAGGGGCTCCAAACATAGGCGCGCTCATCCCCTTCTTCATGATGGTCCTCATGGCCAAGGGCTTCATCATTGCCACGCCCTTCATCGTCCGCGCGATCTCCGGAAACATCATGATGCCCGCCCTCTCCGGTGGTCTCAGCGGCGGCTACAGCTTTGCCCGCGCCGCAATGGGCAGCCAGCAGGCCTACAATCGCTACCTGACCGGTGGGGCAAGCGGTGCGGAATATGCAGCCCTCAGAGCGCGGCAGTTCTTCGGTATGCAAGCGTTGCCAAGCAGATCGAACTCAGCAGGCAGACCAACAGATGTGCCAGCAAGCAGTGTGACTGGAACCGGTACCCGTATGCTGGCACAGCTTTCAAGGTTGGGGCGTCTCGGTAAACGGTAA
- a CDS encoding ATPase, T2SS/T4P/T4SS family — protein MSLSYLQTSLDRIDAAARDDVIEICINPDGSCWGEFQGDHFMRKLDQALTATEVKDLGNQIASSANTTMSKDRPIVSVSITYKGRPIRAQVITPPAVLSAMSISLRFFSSLPLDGIALDFLYGKERKLEKLRLKKTRELREVVAAGVIDDALAFCVDNKLNMIVSGGTSTGKTVAARKILSHVPADERIVTIEEAAELLPTQPNAVTLIANRDAEFQTADVLLTATLRMRPDRIILGEVRGKEAMTFLEAINTGHGGSMTTLHAETPQLAVQRLAIAALKTEIPMTYADMIQYIENSIDVIIQAGRHDGRRGITEFYLPGATEIGVSQ, from the coding sequence ATGTCGCTGAGCTATCTCCAGACCTCGCTTGATCGGATCGACGCCGCCGCCCGCGACGATGTTATCGAGATCTGCATCAATCCCGATGGCAGCTGCTGGGGTGAATTCCAGGGCGATCACTTCATGCGAAAGCTGGACCAGGCGTTGACCGCAACGGAAGTGAAAGACCTCGGCAACCAGATTGCCTCCTCCGCAAACACCACCATGAGCAAGGACCGCCCCATCGTCTCGGTCTCAATCACTTACAAGGGTCGCCCGATCCGCGCCCAGGTTATCACCCCTCCTGCAGTGCTCTCAGCCATGTCCATCAGCCTTCGGTTCTTTTCAAGCTTGCCGCTCGACGGGATCGCACTCGACTTTCTCTATGGCAAGGAACGCAAGCTTGAAAAACTCCGCCTCAAGAAAACCCGGGAACTCCGCGAGGTGGTGGCGGCGGGTGTGATCGATGATGCCCTCGCCTTCTGCGTCGACAACAAGCTCAACATGATAGTCTCGGGCGGCACCTCCACCGGCAAGACCGTCGCCGCGCGCAAGATCCTCTCTCATGTGCCTGCTGACGAACGCATCGTCACCATCGAGGAAGCCGCCGAGCTTCTGCCGACCCAGCCAAATGCCGTGACGCTCATCGCCAATCGCGACGCGGAATTCCAGACCGCCGATGTGCTGCTCACTGCCACGCTGCGCATGCGCCCCGACCGGATCATCCTGGGCGAGGTGCGGGGAAAAGAGGCCATGACGTTCCTCGAGGCGATCAACACAGGTCATGGCGGGTCAATGACCACGCTTCACGCCGAAACCCCGCAACTCGCCGTGCAGCGCCTCGCAATCGCCGCGCTCAAAACCGAGATCCCGATGACCTATGCCGACATGATCCAGTACATCGAGAACTCCATTGACGTGATCATCCAGGCCGGGCGCCATGACGGCCGACGCGGCATCACAGAATTCTACCTCCCCGGCGCAACCGAGATCGGAGTTTCCCAATGA
- a CDS encoding TrbI/VirB10 family protein, translated as MSDTGNADLEKRLAALEQGKGAGSPPAPRRSPLLALVVVLVIGAGGALLYLLSRPEEEEALLTATPDVFQNEGDGFGAIETLPPREPEVVFVAPDPIEPNAELLARITALQAQIEELRNAPEPVVEEDTAAAEAIDALTAQIAALQTASEAAQQQFRDELTARDRELEQLRMDLELAQLEANRPLPAPIGPTEDELRAREEERLRREEEARRLAELERRAAEERAFQERRITSPTIAFGGTSGANETALTERTFGEVTDFVLNGALPSTVTQAEVIANPSNTIIQGTMIQAVMETALDSALPGQTRAVVSEDVFSFDASRLLIPRGSRLIGRYRSGVDIAQRRVTIAWDRVILPDNQTIQISSFGGDELGRSGVTGFVDTRFDERFGSAALISLISAAPSAAAANVQDETAADVLEDVGDDLADATDSVIGDYLSIGPVIYVDQGARVTVMVDRDLEIF; from the coding sequence ATGAGCGATACCGGAAACGCGGACCTCGAGAAACGTCTCGCTGCCCTGGAGCAAGGCAAGGGCGCTGGTTCGCCCCCTGCCCCACGGCGCTCACCGCTGCTCGCTTTGGTCGTCGTCCTCGTGATCGGCGCGGGCGGTGCGTTGCTGTATCTCCTGTCCCGACCCGAGGAAGAGGAAGCCCTTCTCACGGCCACGCCGGACGTGTTCCAGAACGAAGGCGACGGGTTCGGCGCCATCGAGACCTTGCCCCCGCGCGAGCCCGAGGTTGTGTTCGTCGCACCCGATCCGATCGAACCCAATGCTGAGCTTTTGGCGCGGATCACCGCCCTGCAGGCTCAGATCGAGGAATTGCGCAACGCCCCTGAACCGGTCGTCGAGGAAGACACCGCCGCCGCCGAGGCGATCGACGCGCTGACCGCTCAGATCGCTGCGCTGCAAACCGCGTCGGAAGCCGCGCAACAGCAGTTTCGCGATGAACTCACGGCGCGCGATCGCGAGCTCGAGCAACTCCGCATGGACCTCGAACTTGCGCAGCTCGAAGCCAACCGCCCCCTTCCGGCACCCATCGGCCCCACCGAGGACGAGTTGCGCGCGCGGGAAGAAGAACGGCTGCGCCGCGAGGAAGAAGCACGACGGCTCGCGGAACTTGAACGCCGCGCCGCGGAGGAGCGCGCGTTTCAGGAGCGCCGCATCACCTCGCCCACCATTGCCTTTGGTGGCACGTCCGGTGCGAATGAGACGGCGCTGACCGAGCGCACCTTTGGCGAAGTGACGGATTTCGTGTTGAACGGTGCGCTGCCCTCCACCGTGACGCAGGCAGAAGTGATCGCCAATCCCTCCAACACCATCATTCAGGGCACGATGATCCAGGCCGTCATGGAAACCGCTCTCGATAGCGCCCTGCCCGGCCAAACGCGTGCTGTTGTCTCGGAAGATGTCTTTAGCTTCGACGCTTCCCGCCTCCTGATCCCACGCGGCTCCCGTCTCATCGGGCGTTATCGTTCGGGGGTCGATATCGCGCAGCGCCGGGTCACCATCGCCTGGGACCGGGTCATCTTGCCTGACAACCAGACGATCCAGATCAGCTCATTCGGGGGCGATGAACTTGGCCGTTCCGGCGTGACCGGCTTTGTCGACACCCGGTTTGATGAGCGCTTCGGCTCAGCGGCGTTGATTTCGCTGATTTCCGCCGCGCCAAGTGCCGCCGCTGCAAATGTGCAGGATGAGACCGCAGCGGATGTGCTCGAAGACGTGGGCGATGATCTTGCCGATGCTACGGACAGCGTGATCGGCGATTACCTTTCGATCGGTCCCGTCATTTATGTGGACCAGGGCGCGCGCGTCACGGTGATGGTCGACCGCGATCTGGAGATTTTCTGA
- a CDS encoding TrbG/VirB9 family P-type conjugative transfer protein, producing the protein MFPVRLFFLLIALLPGLALAEAIPRGGPNDNRVRLATYQEGQVYRLNVSLTHVTTIEFGDGESIRSIIAGDTEGFEIDGVPGGQAFAIKPVARGVHTNVTVYTSRRSYYFNVQEVRSPTFYVVQFRYPEDDTRPTRAIAAQAPNYNYGASARTEFTPTRVWDDGTFTYFEFPRNAPVPAIFRYANGRERTVNTQATENGVIRVSGVNRQWVLRIGEEVVCIEATPPAGVGS; encoded by the coding sequence TTGTTCCCAGTTCGACTTTTCTTCTTGCTGATAGCCCTGTTGCCCGGCCTCGCCCTTGCCGAAGCCATCCCGCGCGGCGGTCCCAATGACAATCGGGTGCGACTGGCCACATACCAGGAAGGTCAGGTTTATCGCCTCAATGTCTCGCTGACCCATGTGACCACCATCGAGTTCGGGGACGGCGAGAGCATCCGTTCGATCATCGCAGGCGACACGGAAGGCTTCGAGATTGACGGCGTGCCGGGCGGGCAAGCCTTCGCGATCAAGCCCGTCGCGCGCGGTGTCCATACCAACGTGACCGTCTATACCAGCCGCCGCAGCTACTATTTCAACGTCCAGGAGGTCCGCAGTCCGACCTTTTACGTGGTGCAATTCCGCTATCCGGAGGACGATACGCGCCCGACCCGGGCCATCGCCGCCCAAGCGCCGAACTACAATTACGGCGCCAGCGCGCGGACCGAGTTCACCCCGACCCGGGTCTGGGATGACGGGACCTTCACGTATTTCGAATTCCCTCGGAACGCGCCCGTGCCCGCAATCTTTCGTTACGCGAATGGCCGTGAACGGACGGTCAACACGCAAGCGACCGAGAATGGCGTGATCCGGGTTTCCGGGGTGAACAGGCAATGGGTGTTGAGGATCGGGGAAGAGGTGGTCTGTATCGAGGCCACACCACCTGCGGGGGTAGGCTCATGA
- a CDS encoding virB8 family protein — protein sequence MASEQEIIEEELVYGALRRERLWQRLGLIGLIFGILGCLSAATVAILDVDPPPVVVPYDPATGFALPEASVGASSVTANQAIIEAEVFRYVTDREVYNQLDNDLRIRSVLRRSDGAAESRLRQIWNSANENYPPTVYGPNARLDVEILSINRIGTNRATVRLRKRLTSINGVQTGLFTATLLFEFRPETRRSIDEVWTNPFGFTVLEYSIRSDRLEN from the coding sequence GTGGCGAGTGAACAAGAAATCATCGAAGAAGAGCTGGTCTATGGTGCGCTGCGCCGCGAACGGCTCTGGCAGCGCCTTGGGCTCATCGGGCTCATCTTCGGCATTCTCGGATGCCTGAGCGCGGCGACTGTCGCAATTCTCGATGTCGATCCGCCGCCTGTGGTCGTGCCCTATGATCCCGCAACCGGCTTTGCACTCCCCGAAGCCTCGGTGGGCGCCTCCTCGGTGACCGCCAACCAGGCGATCATCGAGGCGGAAGTCTTCCGCTATGTGACCGACCGGGAGGTCTACAACCAGCTAGACAACGATCTGCGCATCCGCAGCGTCCTGCGCCGCTCGGACGGAGCTGCCGAGAGCAGGCTGCGCCAGATCTGGAACAGCGCCAACGAGAATTATCCGCCGACGGTCTATGGCCCCAATGCCAGGCTTGATGTCGAAATCCTCAGCATCAACCGGATCGGCACCAACCGCGCCACGGTCCGACTGCGCAAGCGCCTGACGTCAATCAATGGCGTTCAGACAGGCCTTTTCACCGCCACGCTTCTCTTCGAGTTCCGCCCCGAGACCCGCCGCTCCATCGATGAGGTCTGGACCAATCCCTTCGGCTTCACGGTCCTCGAATATTCCATCCGCTCCGACAGATTGGAGAATTGA
- a CDS encoding type IV secretion system protein — protein MRDLLVRMALATTLGIGLHLGTLSAAVAQGVPVVDTQNIAQNIQQLRQMIEDEILQNEQLTQLREQLATLTDQLAELQRTYEALTRLAELPEIIRTEMEDELNGLLDQEFGDILATIEAIKTGDFSDLSGSGAGEIETQMDRVLADLGFDDDTLSEMATSGNPGANRVATQATTGALVSAAAQNSYEDAGQSLERVDRLVGLIDDMDELKESIDLNTRVTAELAIALVAMWQLEAVQTVGDGTGGVIDAATIAEEQRFMDFTLPELRAD, from the coding sequence ATGAGAGATTTGCTCGTGAGGATGGCATTGGCCACGACGCTTGGGATCGGTCTGCATCTCGGCACCCTGTCCGCTGCCGTGGCGCAAGGTGTGCCGGTCGTCGACACCCAGAATATTGCGCAAAACATCCAGCAGCTCCGGCAGATGATCGAAGACGAGATCCTGCAAAACGAGCAGCTGACGCAGCTCCGCGAACAGCTTGCCACACTCACGGACCAACTCGCGGAGCTGCAACGAACCTACGAAGCACTTACCCGTCTTGCTGAACTTCCCGAAATCATCCGCACCGAGATGGAGGATGAGCTGAATGGCCTTCTCGACCAGGAGTTCGGGGACATCCTCGCCACCATCGAGGCCATCAAGACAGGCGACTTCTCCGACCTGTCCGGCTCCGGTGCGGGCGAGATCGAAACCCAGATGGACCGGGTGCTAGCCGATCTCGGATTTGACGACGACACCCTCTCCGAGATGGCCACCAGCGGAAATCCCGGGGCCAATCGTGTGGCGACACAAGCGACGACCGGCGCGCTCGTCTCGGCAGCTGCCCAGAACAGTTATGAAGACGCAGGCCAATCGCTGGAACGCGTCGACAGGCTGGTCGGTCTCATCGACGACATGGACGAACTCAAGGAAAGCATCGACCTCAACACGCGGGTGACGGCGGAACTGGCAATTGCGCTCGTCGCCATGTGGCAGCTCGAAGCGGTGCAGACCGTGGGCGACGGCACAGGCGGCGTGATCGATGCCGCAACTATCGCCGAGGAGCAGCGGTTTATGGACTTCACGCTGCCCGAGTTGCGGGCAGACTGA
- a CDS encoding lytic transglycosylase domain-containing protein — protein MKSKLPHILVLCLLPEIALSQGVPTNDSGLTARDIVETGDREADLAIQANKLSVRELIAEIEREQLETLQRILDAQTSFGGQGLPAMVSGLENGSGDPARSVEAVYGNAEIDPNPGGAQMFGDAAENIEQLIIRVAQETSGFAGVGRAGLSPVQWRALLQALIWQESRFTIGARSPVGAFGLTQIMPGTASDLGINPEYYDSPYLQVHGGARYLATQLNTFDGNIINALAAYNAGPGRVFEYGGVPPFRETQHYVQVIPERYNLYLGRIGGIEALGTIDPALLANANLSLTGHGAAFYGNNSPAAIRQAALRIADIVERISDTEDVQESIALNTYARAEIVRLVAARVRLQAARTRLLSAEELAQASARMAKGAFMDFTIREID, from the coding sequence TTGAAGTCTAAACTGCCCCATATTCTCGTGCTTTGCCTGCTGCCCGAAATCGCCCTTTCCCAAGGCGTGCCGACCAATGACAGCGGGCTTACTGCACGTGACATCGTCGAGACCGGTGACCGGGAGGCAGACCTTGCCATCCAGGCTAACAAGCTCTCCGTGCGCGAACTTATCGCTGAGATCGAGCGCGAACAGCTGGAAACACTGCAGCGCATCCTCGATGCCCAAACCAGCTTCGGCGGCCAAGGCCTACCCGCGATGGTTTCAGGGCTGGAAAACGGAAGCGGCGATCCAGCCCGTTCCGTCGAAGCGGTCTATGGCAATGCCGAGATCGACCCCAATCCCGGCGGCGCACAGATGTTCGGGGATGCGGCAGAAAACATCGAGCAGCTCATCATCCGCGTCGCCCAGGAAACCAGCGGGTTTGCGGGCGTCGGCCGCGCGGGCCTCTCCCCAGTCCAATGGCGAGCGCTGCTGCAGGCTCTCATCTGGCAGGAAAGCCGCTTCACCATCGGCGCCCGCTCACCGGTCGGCGCCTTTGGCCTCACCCAGATTATGCCCGGTACGGCCAGCGATCTCGGCATCAACCCGGAATATTATGACAGCCCCTACCTGCAGGTGCATGGCGGCGCGCGCTATCTCGCCACCCAACTCAACACCTTCGATGGCAATATCATCAACGCGCTCGCGGCCTATAACGCCGGACCCGGTCGCGTGTTCGAATATGGGGGCGTGCCACCCTTCCGCGAGACCCAGCACTACGTTCAGGTCATCCCCGAACGCTACAATCTCTACCTGGGCCGCATCGGCGGGATCGAAGCGCTCGGTACGATCGACCCCGCGCTTCTGGCAAATGCAAACCTCTCCCTCACGGGTCATGGGGCGGCCTTTTATGGCAACAACTCACCCGCTGCGATCAGGCAGGCCGCCCTGCGCATTGCGGACATCGTCGAGCGGATTTCCGACACCGAAGACGTGCAGGAAAGCATCGCACTCAACACCTATGCACGCGCCGAAATCGTGCGCCTCGTGGCTGCCCGCGTCCGGCTGCAGGCCGCCCGCACCCGGCTGCTCTCCGCCGAAGAGCTGGCCCAGGCCAGCGCCCGCATGGCCAAAGGCGCGTTCATGGATTTTACGATTAGGGAGATAGACTGA
- a CDS encoding type IV secretion system DNA-binding domain-containing protein: MPRDDARKDALDLRTMTPDWYSRETRLAHMLPYVSLVDDQTVRTRVNELFQCIRFDGVNSYTTDDTYLDKVTALFARIIAQLGPEFSYYVHKVSKAIKPDLDPIRKDSFAGEVDRLWRKKLETSGLRDKTLTLTIIHRPPPKSVLPFLNRSAPNRLKKATEKRLRRLGEAVNVFLSGLSELNPRILSAETGELIGFLGALNTGQELPLYPANTYGFLSFNAANTRVTFQGDHFELSEGVVGHRYGKSFTIGEYSEGTSCTMFDMLNLPVDMIVTHSFTPINSNLMAGRIKRQKRQMQASQDAALSLMEALDIAADDLEAKRQSFGEHHMVVTIFCDTLDELQTLSAEIVNAAAAEGVKMIGERVAAKAHYLSQHPGNQPKRVRASAITNRNFADFAAFHRTQLGKPAGKTPWGKVITYLPTPEQSAYRFSYHEQGSPEKEPTSGHTLIMGRPGSGKSVLSAFLMTQARRAGARIFVFDYRLGMEMAVRANGGRYASLKAGQPTGLNPLWTETDARGTAWLSDWLATLLYRADKPLTPAQTNRIQEVVRQNAQATNPALRNWRDFASLFVSTDDGGDLHQRLLEWTEEGRYGWIFGQTLEDTFSLEGDVVGFDLTGILDSEAEKERMAVLSYLFRRVEREIEDRRPTIIVIDEAWKALDNAYFAERLSNWLVTARKQNTVAVMMTQYASQLERTRTGKTIVEAVPTQILLPNIRAHAADYAMLNLYEKELDVLLNTGSDSRLALIRDDQGSIVVDADLSALGPNLTILGGMETGEALVGSDYRNRPDFWRLS; the protein is encoded by the coding sequence ATGCCCCGTGATGACGCCCGTAAAGATGCGCTCGATCTCCGCACGATGACACCGGACTGGTATAGCCGCGAAACCCGCCTCGCGCATATGCTGCCCTATGTGAGCTTAGTTGATGACCAGACCGTGCGGACCCGGGTCAACGAGCTTTTCCAGTGCATCCGGTTCGATGGGGTCAACAGCTACACCACAGATGATACCTATCTCGACAAGGTGACCGCGCTCTTTGCTCGGATCATCGCGCAGCTGGGGCCGGAATTCAGCTACTACGTCCACAAGGTCTCAAAGGCGATCAAACCGGATCTGGACCCAATTCGTAAGGACAGCTTTGCTGGAGAAGTTGACCGTCTCTGGCGCAAGAAACTGGAGACCAGCGGCCTGCGCGACAAGACCCTGACCCTCACCATCATTCACCGCCCACCCCCCAAAAGCGTCCTGCCCTTCTTGAACCGCAGCGCTCCGAACCGGCTGAAGAAGGCAACTGAGAAACGCCTGCGCCGATTAGGCGAGGCCGTGAACGTATTCCTGTCAGGCTTGAGCGAGCTGAACCCGCGCATTCTCTCTGCTGAGACTGGCGAGTTGATCGGCTTTCTGGGGGCTCTCAATACTGGCCAGGAACTGCCGCTCTATCCGGCGAACACCTATGGCTTCCTGTCCTTCAACGCCGCCAACACGCGAGTGACGTTTCAAGGCGATCACTTCGAGCTCTCCGAAGGCGTCGTGGGACACCGCTACGGCAAGAGTTTCACCATCGGGGAATACTCGGAAGGCACCTCCTGCACCATGTTCGACATGCTGAACCTGCCGGTCGACATGATCGTCACGCATTCCTTCACGCCGATCAATTCGAACCTCATGGCCGGTCGGATCAAGCGCCAGAAGCGCCAGATGCAGGCCAGCCAGGACGCGGCCCTCTCGCTGATGGAAGCCCTCGACATCGCCGCCGATGATCTCGAGGCCAAGCGCCAGAGCTTTGGTGAGCACCACATGGTGGTGACAATCTTCTGCGATACGCTCGACGAGCTGCAGACGCTGAGCGCCGAGATCGTCAACGCCGCCGCCGCCGAAGGTGTTAAGATGATCGGCGAGCGGGTCGCCGCCAAGGCGCATTACCTGAGCCAGCATCCGGGCAACCAACCGAAACGCGTGCGCGCCAGTGCGATCACCAATCGCAACTTCGCAGATTTCGCGGCGTTCCATCGGACCCAGCTCGGCAAGCCGGCAGGGAAAACACCCTGGGGCAAGGTCATCACCTATCTGCCCACACCCGAACAAAGCGCCTACCGGTTTTCCTATCACGAACAGGGTAGCCCCGAAAAAGAGCCGACCAGCGGGCATACGCTCATCATGGGACGGCCCGGGTCGGGCAAGTCGGTGCTCTCGGCATTCCTCATGACGCAGGCCCGTCGAGCAGGGGCGCGGATCTTCGTCTTCGATTACCGTCTCGGTATGGAGATGGCGGTCCGCGCCAATGGCGGGCGCTACGCATCGCTTAAAGCCGGGCAGCCCACGGGCCTCAACCCGCTCTGGACCGAGACCGATGCACGCGGCACCGCCTGGCTGTCGGACTGGCTCGCCACGCTGCTTTATCGCGCCGACAAGCCCCTCACACCCGCGCAGACCAACCGCATCCAGGAAGTTGTGCGCCAGAACGCGCAGGCCACGAATCCGGCCTTGCGGAACTGGCGGGATTTCGCGTCGCTTTTTGTGTCCACCGATGATGGCGGCGATTTGCACCAGCGCCTGCTCGAGTGGACCGAAGAGGGCCGCTACGGCTGGATTTTCGGGCAAACTCTGGAAGACACCTTCTCGCTCGAAGGCGATGTGGTAGGCTTCGATCTTACCGGCATTCTCGACAGTGAGGCCGAGAAGGAACGCATGGCGGTCCTCTCCTATCTCTTCCGCCGGGTCGAGCGGGAGATCGAAGACCGCCGTCCCACCATCATCGTGATCGACGAGGCGTGGAAGGCGCTCGACAACGCGTATTTCGCAGAGCGGCTGTCTAACTGGCTCGTGACCGCGCGCAAGCAGAACACCGTCGCGGTGATGATGACGCAATACGCCAGCCAGCTCGAGCGCACCCGGACCGGCAAGACCATCGTCGAGGCGGTGCCCACGCAAATCCTGCTCCCAAACATCCGCGCCCATGCCGCCGATTACGCGATGCTGAACCTCTATGAGAAGGAGCTCGACGTTCTTCTCAACACCGGCAGCGACAGCCGCCTTGCGCTCATCCGCGACGACCAGGGATCCATCGTCGTCGATGCCGATCTGAGCGCCCTCGGACCCAATCTCACCATCCTCGGCGGCATGGAAACAGGCGAGGCCCTCGTCGGTTCCGATTACCGCAACCGCCCGGACTTCTGGAGGCTTTCATGA
- a CDS encoding type IV secretion system protein VirB3 produces the protein MAERSPLFLGLVRPPKLLGLPIMYAMVWLFGSVLLFVWIQHIVVLGVTAFLYPVLWKAADWDPRFIDVMMTALQETPPTRNRSIHGGDSYAP, from the coding sequence GTGGCTGAGCGCTCGCCTCTCTTCCTCGGCCTCGTGCGCCCGCCCAAGCTTTTGGGCTTGCCCATCATGTACGCGATGGTCTGGCTCTTCGGCTCAGTGCTTCTCTTCGTCTGGATCCAACACATCGTGGTGTTGGGCGTAACCGCCTTTCTCTATCCAGTGCTCTGGAAAGCCGCCGACTGGGATCCGCGTTTCATCGACGTGATGATGACCGCGCTGCAGGAGACGCCCCCCACGCGAAACCGCTCCATCCATGGCGGGGACAGCTATGCCCCGTGA
- a CDS encoding TrbC/VirB2 family protein, with protein MKHISHLFVASLALFLLIAEPALAQSIDLSPIQSLLQGIVDALTGPLGVVIATLAVLGVFLSWFFNIIDLRQALWVLVGIAGVAAAPTIVAAVFAGG; from the coding sequence ATGAAGCACATTTCACACCTATTCGTCGCCTCTTTGGCGCTCTTCCTGCTCATTGCCGAACCCGCCCTTGCGCAAAGCATCGATCTCTCGCCGATTCAGAGCCTTCTACAGGGTATCGTCGATGCGTTGACCGGCCCGCTCGGCGTGGTGATCGCCACGCTTGCCGTGCTGGGCGTTTTCCTCAGCTGGTTCTTTAACATCATCGATCTGCGCCAGGCGCTCTGGGTGCTTGTGGGCATCGCCGGCGTCGCTGCCGCCCCCACCATCGTCGCCGCGGTTTTCGCCGGTGGCTGA
- a CDS encoding lytic transglycosylase domain-containing protein — protein sequence MVLVMESDGSLTPSRSQDSFARNYNDGIGQESAADELAILGETDLGPDEIQLAALARPVPLPRADVLTAIETTALRYAGHPGLRRAGLSVTDWLALYRANIEVESAYRQDAISSAGAIGLGQLMPATARDLGVDPRDPLQNLDGSARYLAMMLQSFSDPRLALAAYNAGPEAVHHYGSIPPYRETQNHLTRVMTVVARLKAPNS from the coding sequence ATGGTGCTGGTCATGGAGAGCGATGGCTCTCTGACCCCGTCCCGCTCCCAGGACAGCTTTGCCCGCAACTACAATGACGGGATCGGCCAGGAGTCCGCGGCTGATGAGCTGGCGATCCTCGGTGAGACTGACCTTGGGCCAGACGAAATCCAATTGGCAGCCCTTGCGCGGCCCGTTCCCCTGCCCCGCGCCGATGTTCTCACGGCTATCGAAACCACCGCCCTGCGCTATGCCGGACATCCTGGGCTGCGCCGCGCGGGGCTTTCCGTGACCGATTGGCTGGCTCTCTATCGGGCTAATATCGAGGTTGAGAGCGCCTATCGACAGGATGCGATCTCGAGCGCGGGCGCTATAGGCCTTGGTCAATTGATGCCCGCGACGGCGCGCGATCTGGGTGTTGACCCGCGTGATCCACTTCAGAACCTCGATGGTTCCGCCCGCTATCTTGCAATGATGCTGCAGTCGTTCAGCGATCCGCGTCTTGCCCTCGCAGCCTACAACGCCGGACCCGAAGCTGTGCACCACTACGGCAGCATTCCCCCCTACCGAGAAACCCAGAACCACTTGACCCGTGTCATGACAGTTGTGGCCCGATTGAAAGCACCAAATTCATGA
- a CDS encoding DUF6552 family protein encodes MPSDTLALVSTRERLVFAVKWGASAVQIMGYTATGFGWTPWNLYLFLFGVVGWFAVGALWNDKALMLVHLVALGAMIAGMASG; translated from the coding sequence GTGCCGTCTGATACCTTGGCCCTTGTATCGACGCGCGAGCGCCTTGTCTTCGCGGTCAAGTGGGGCGCATCCGCCGTTCAGATCATGGGATACACTGCAACGGGGTTTGGCTGGACACCTTGGAATCTCTACTTGTTTCTTTTCGGAGTCGTAGGGTGGTTCGCCGTCGGCGCGCTATGGAATGACAAGGCGCTCATGCTTGTACACCTTGTCGCACTCGGCGCAATGATTGCCGGTATGGCAAGCGGGTGA